The DNA region TGCCGGGCAAGGTGCGCGCCACCATGCGCAGGTTGACGTTGTCGATGCCGATGCTCTCCACCCCCATCAGCGACGGCTCGTCGAGTAGCAGATCCTTCAAGTAGCGGTCCTCCAGCGACGCGCTGCCGACCTGGTGCAACACCTCGTTGACGCGGTTGATGTCGGCGGCCACCGGAACCGGGATGTCGATGACCGCGCGGGCCCAGTCCTTGGACATGTTCAACGACCTGACGATATTGCCGTTGGGGACCGTGAACACCTCGCCGTCGGAAGTGCGCAATTTGGTCACGCGCAGCGTGACCTCCTCGACCGTTCCGACCGCACCCTCGGCCGCGCCGAGCATATTCAGTTCCACCAGGTCACCGAAGCCGTACTGGCGCTCGGTGATGATGAAGAAACCGGCCAGCAGATCCTGGACCACCTTCTGGGCGCCGAAACCGATCGCGGCGCCCAACACCGCGGCCGGCGCCACCAGCGACCCGACCGGAATGTCGAGCACATTGGTGATCTGAACTGCCACGATCACGCTGAGCATCACGATCGCGACCCACGAGATCACCGAGGCCACCGCCTGCCGGTGCTTGGACGCCTCCGAGCGCACCAAGCCGTCGCCGGCCTGGAACCCCTCCTCGAGGCGTCGGGTCACCTTGCGCGACGCCCAGCCGATGAAGCGCGCCGCCAGCAGCGCGCCGAGCACCATCAGCACGATCTGCAGCCCCTTGGCCAAAATCCATTCGCCCACGGTGCCGTGCCAGAAGTTGTGCCACTTCTGCGCCCAGTCGAAGGCCAGCACGCTGGCCCCCGCGGTATCAGTCATCGTCTTTCCGGTTGCGCCATCGGATACCCGCCTCCAGGAAACCGTCGATGTCACCGTCGAGCACGGTGGCCGGGTTGCCCACCTCGTATTCGGTGCGCAGATCCTTCACCATCTGGTACGGATGCAGTACGTAGGAGCGCATCTGGTTGCCCCACGAACTGCCGCCGTCGCCCTTGAGCGCGTCCATCTCGGCACGTTCCTCTAAGCGCTTGCGTTCCAACAACTTTGCCTGCAGCACCCGCATTGCAGCCACCTTGTTCTGCAGCTGCGACTTTTCGTTCTGGCAGGTGACGACGATGCCGGTGGGGACGTGGGTGAGCCGGACCGCCGAGTCGGTGGTGTTGACCGACTGACCGCCGGGCCCGCTGGAGCGGTACACGTCCACGCGCACGTCGCCCTCGGGGATCTCGATGTGGTCGGTGGTGTCCACCACGGGCAGCACCTCGACGTCGGCGAACGAGGTCTGTCGTCGGCTCTGGTTGTCGAACGGACTGATCCGGACCAGCCGGTGGGTGCCCTGTTCGACCGACAACGTGCCGTAGGCGAACGGCGCGTGCACCGCGAACGTCGCGCTCTTGATCCCGGCCTCCTCGGCGTAGGACGTGTCGAACACCTCGACCGGGTAGCCGTGCTTCTCCGCCCAGCGGATGTACATCCGCATCAGCATCTCGGCCCAGTCTGCGGCGTCCACCCCGCCGGCCCCGGACCGGATCGTGACGACGGCTTCGCGCTCGTCGTACTCACCCGAGAGCAGCGTGCGGACCTCCATCGCGGCGATGTCCTCGCGCAGCGTCGCGAGTTCGGCATCGGCCTCGGCGGTCGCCCGCTCGGCTTCGGCGCCCTCCTCCTCGGCGGCCATCTCGTAGAGCACCGGCAGATCATCGAGTCGCTGCCGCAGGGCCTCCACGCGACGCAACTCGCCCTGGGCGTAGGACAGCTCGCTGGTGACCTTCTGTCCGCGCGCCTGATCGTCCCAGAGGCTGGGGTCGGACGCTTCCTGCTCGAGTTTGTCGATGCGCTGGCGGAGGTTGTCGATGTCGAGCACCCGCTCCACGGTGGTCAGAGTGGTGTCCAGCGCGGCGATATCGGATTGACGATCGAGTTCCACGGCTGTTCACGTTACCGGCGCGCCGATACGGCGTGACCACAGGCGGCATCTGGACAGCACGTTTACCATCAGGTCTGTAAACAGCTTTGGTAGCGCGCGACCCCGACTCTTCGCCGATCCAGCCCACGCATCGGCCAGAGTCTCCCGCGCCGCAAAGCTCTCGCTCCGCCTGCGCGCGACAGCCCGTCAGCACGCGGCATGGTCTCGACAGAAGGTTCTGCGTTCATGTCTCAGGTGCGCCCCTATCACGTGGCGATCGTCGGTTCTGGTCCCTCCGGATACTTTGCTGCGGCAGCGCTGCTGAAGCAGGCCGACGCCGCGGGCGGCCGCGATGTTCACATCGACATGCTGGAGATGCTGCCGACGCCCTGGGGGCTGGTCCGCTCCGGCGTCGCACCCGACCACCCCAAGATCAAGACCATCAGCGCCCAGTTCGAGAAGACCGCCGCCGATCCGCGTTTCCGGTTCTTCGGCAACATCACCGCCGGCGAGCATGTGCAGGCCGACGAACTCGCCG from Mycolicibacterium sp. MU0053 includes:
- a CDS encoding mechanosensitive ion channel family protein, whose amino-acid sequence is MTDTAGASVLAFDWAQKWHNFWHGTVGEWILAKGLQIVLMVLGALLAARFIGWASRKVTRRLEEGFQAGDGLVRSEASKHRQAVASVISWVAIVMLSVIVAVQITNVLDIPVGSLVAPAAVLGAAIGFGAQKVVQDLLAGFFIITERQYGFGDLVELNMLGAAEGAVGTVEEVTLRVTKLRTSDGEVFTVPNGNIVRSLNMSKDWARAVIDIPVPVAADINRVNEVLHQVGSASLEDRYLKDLLLDEPSLMGVESIGIDNVNLRMVARTLPGKQYEVGRRLRALVVRALSQEGVVTATGADPVVDTLPSAAGAKRDEKQGSDGGR
- the prfB gene encoding peptide chain release factor 2 — its product is MELDRQSDIAALDTTLTTVERVLDIDNLRQRIDKLEQEASDPSLWDDQARGQKVTSELSYAQGELRRVEALRQRLDDLPVLYEMAAEEEGAEAERATAEADAELATLREDIAAMEVRTLLSGEYDEREAVVTIRSGAGGVDAADWAEMLMRMYIRWAEKHGYPVEVFDTSYAEEAGIKSATFAVHAPFAYGTLSVEQGTHRLVRISPFDNQSRRQTSFADVEVLPVVDTTDHIEIPEGDVRVDVYRSSGPGGQSVNTTDSAVRLTHVPTGIVVTCQNEKSQLQNKVAAMRVLQAKLLERKRLEERAEMDALKGDGGSSWGNQMRSYVLHPYQMVKDLRTEYEVGNPATVLDGDIDGFLEAGIRWRNRKDDD